In Pseudoalteromonas marina, a genomic segment contains:
- a CDS encoding M16 family metallopeptidase, translated as MKFKLLATSLAVSLALTGCAMQKNETTQTAKQEQIKKADDRVFSQDYLIEELENGLRVMVVKTDYPDVVSLQIPVSVGSRNEVEAGKTGFAHFFEHMVFKGSKKFPQDEYTAIFKNAGVDNRAYTTNDYTNYHLNFSKQHLDKVLEIEADIFQNLTYTEEQFRTEALTVKGEYLKNNASPIRKLLSAVRAEAFEKHTYKHTTMGFFEDIEAMPDQMAYGKEFFDKFYKPEYVSLVIVGDVDPKATMAMVKKHWGGWEKGNYVADIKAEPKQQAPKYLHEQNKALPGHWLLVSYKGAAWEPAKKDRAALDLISQLYFSSNSDLYQELVVDKQIASQMFTYNPETKDPGLLHVFVKVENADDLAKARDAINRTYAKARTELVDAQKLSDLKSNLKYGFINGLDSSQAIASTLASYMHFERDPEVINQLYKSADNITAEDIKAVANKYFVDNTRTTVTMSALDKAPGFAEEASLSAVVAKLEQAPEAPVFKVLDKTNSSPLIDVNFLFNTGAAADPQGKKGVAALTAAMLAQGGSQSTSYKEIQKALYPLAGSFGYQIDKEMLSFQGRIHKDNAETWYALVSEQLLNPGFRDDDFKRLKKEMIDGIKSGLKASNDEELGKEVLYSTLYKGHPYESYNYGDISDLEALTLDDVKAFYNSELTQSKLTLGLIGAVPKALKANIMSDLATLPKGEKSRLSIPDAPVLKGHHATIVEKSAQSTAVSFGFPIDTIRSSEDWTALWLVRSYFGEHRSSNSYLYERIRQTRGMNYGDYAYIEYFPRGMFQTKPDANLGRSEQIFQVWLRPLRSNNDAHFATRTALFELDKLIKNGLTEKDFEATRNFLINYVPQLVASQNRQLGYALDSEFYNTESFVKYVTSKLEKLTLADVNRVIKDNLQTDNVQYVFITGDGEDMKKRLVSEQTSPMVYNTEKPAALVAEDKVIADYALAIPANNIEVVKVDSVFK; from the coding sequence ATGAAATTTAAATTATTAGCAACAAGCCTTGCGGTATCACTCGCTTTAACTGGCTGTGCAATGCAAAAAAATGAAACGACGCAAACAGCAAAACAAGAACAAATAAAAAAAGCTGATGACCGTGTTTTTTCACAAGATTACCTAATTGAAGAGCTTGAGAATGGCTTACGTGTAATGGTTGTAAAAACGGATTACCCTGATGTCGTTTCGCTGCAAATACCGGTTTCTGTTGGCTCGCGCAATGAAGTGGAAGCGGGTAAAACTGGTTTTGCTCATTTTTTTGAACATATGGTATTTAAAGGCTCTAAAAAATTTCCGCAAGACGAATACACCGCCATATTCAAAAATGCAGGGGTTGATAACCGTGCATACACTACCAACGATTACACTAACTACCATTTAAACTTTTCAAAGCAGCACCTTGATAAAGTACTTGAGATTGAAGCTGATATTTTCCAAAACTTAACCTATACCGAAGAGCAATTTAGAACCGAAGCATTGACGGTAAAAGGTGAGTACTTAAAAAATAACGCCAGTCCAATTCGTAAGTTGTTAAGTGCTGTGCGTGCAGAGGCTTTTGAAAAGCACACTTATAAACACACCACAATGGGCTTTTTTGAAGACATAGAAGCCATGCCAGACCAAATGGCTTACGGTAAAGAATTTTTTGATAAGTTTTATAAGCCAGAATATGTATCGCTAGTTATTGTGGGTGATGTTGACCCAAAAGCCACAATGGCAATGGTTAAAAAACACTGGGGTGGTTGGGAAAAAGGCAATTACGTTGCCGATATTAAAGCTGAGCCAAAACAGCAAGCTCCTAAATATTTGCATGAACAAAATAAAGCCTTGCCGGGGCATTGGCTATTGGTATCGTATAAGGGTGCTGCGTGGGAACCCGCTAAAAAAGACAGAGCTGCACTTGATTTAATCTCGCAGCTTTATTTTTCAAGTAACTCAGATTTATATCAAGAGCTCGTTGTTGATAAACAAATAGCGAGTCAAATGTTTACTTATAATCCAGAAACCAAAGATCCAGGCTTACTGCATGTATTTGTAAAAGTAGAAAACGCTGATGATTTAGCAAAAGCGCGTGATGCCATTAACCGCACTTATGCAAAAGCCAGAACAGAATTGGTCGATGCACAAAAATTAAGTGACTTAAAGTCTAACCTTAAATATGGCTTTATTAATGGTTTAGATTCTTCGCAAGCAATTGCATCAACGCTTGCAAGTTACATGCATTTTGAACGCGATCCTGAAGTAATTAACCAGCTTTATAAGTCGGCCGACAACATCACAGCAGAAGATATTAAAGCGGTTGCTAATAAATACTTTGTAGATAACACGCGTACTACTGTAACCATGTCGGCACTTGATAAAGCACCGGGGTTTGCAGAAGAGGCGAGTTTAAGTGCAGTAGTTGCAAAACTTGAACAAGCCCCAGAGGCACCTGTATTTAAAGTGCTTGATAAAACCAATAGCTCGCCGCTGATTGATGTAAACTTTTTATTTAATACAGGGGCTGCTGCTGATCCTCAAGGTAAAAAAGGTGTAGCTGCGCTTACCGCCGCAATGCTTGCTCAAGGTGGGTCGCAAAGTACCAGCTACAAAGAAATTCAAAAAGCGCTTTATCCGCTTGCAGGTAGTTTTGGTTACCAGATTGACAAAGAAATGCTGTCGTTCCAAGGGCGTATTCATAAAGATAACGCTGAAACTTGGTATGCACTTGTAAGCGAACAATTACTTAACCCAGGCTTTAGAGACGATGACTTTAAACGCCTTAAAAAAGAAATGATCGACGGTATTAAGTCAGGATTAAAAGCATCTAACGATGAAGAGCTAGGTAAAGAAGTACTCTACAGCACGCTTTACAAAGGCCACCCATACGAAAGCTACAACTACGGTGATATTTCTGATTTAGAAGCATTAACGCTTGATGATGTAAAAGCATTTTACAATTCAGAGCTTACTCAATCTAAACTAACACTGGGTTTAATTGGCGCCGTGCCAAAAGCGCTTAAAGCAAATATTATGAGCGATTTAGCAACCTTACCTAAAGGTGAAAAGAGCCGTTTAAGTATTCCTGATGCACCAGTACTTAAAGGTCATCATGCAACGATTGTAGAAAAATCAGCGCAATCGACGGCAGTGTCGTTTGGCTTCCCAATTGATACTATTCGCAGCAGCGAAGATTGGACTGCCCTTTGGCTTGTGCGTTCGTACTTTGGTGAGCATCGTAGTTCTAACTCATACTTATATGAACGAATTCGCCAAACGCGCGGTATGAACTACGGCGATTACGCATATATTGAATACTTCCCACGTGGTATGTTTCAAACTAAGCCTGATGCAAATTTAGGGCGTTCTGAGCAAATATTCCAAGTATGGTTGCGCCCACTTCGCTCTAACAACGACGCGCACTTTGCAACGCGTACCGCATTATTTGAGCTGGATAAGCTTATTAAAAACGGCTTAACCGAAAAAGACTTTGAGGCAACACGTAACTTTTTAATTAACTACGTGCCGCAGCTTGTAGCAAGTCAAAACCGCCAGTTAGGTTATGCACTTGATAGCGAATTTTATAACACAGAATCGTTTGTAAAATATGTAACAAGTAAACTTGAAAAGCTAACGCTTGCTGATGTGAATCGCGTGATTAAAGATAATCTACAAACCGATAACGTGCAGTACGTGTTTATTACCGGTGACGGTGAAGATATGAAAAAACGTTTAGTGTCAGAGCAAACATCGCCAATGGTTTACAACACAGAAAAACCAGCGGCGCTTGTTGCAGAGGATAAAGTTATTGCCGATTACGCATTAGCTATTCCGGCTAACAATATTGAAGTAGTGAAAGTTGACAGTGTTTTTAAATAA
- a CDS encoding helix-turn-helix transcriptional regulator: protein MQLNPTTVKSLRGQLNWTQQQLADACDVSLRTIQRVEKEGAASKETTMALCAVLEVRQGELIKLEDNTNSCDVSPALNTRNITSILALSSVVSFILGMITVFFIMS, encoded by the coding sequence GTGCAATTAAATCCTACAACTGTTAAATCACTCAGAGGCCAGTTAAATTGGACTCAGCAGCAACTTGCTGACGCCTGCGATGTTAGTTTACGAACAATTCAACGGGTAGAGAAAGAAGGTGCAGCATCAAAAGAAACAACAATGGCTTTATGTGCTGTATTGGAAGTACGCCAAGGTGAATTAATTAAACTTGAAGATAACACTAACTCTTGCGATGTTAGTCCAGCTTTAAACACGCGTAATATAACCTCAATTTTAGCACTATCGTCAGTAGTCAGCTTTATATTGGGGATGATCACTGTATTTTTTATAATGAGTTGA
- a CDS encoding sensor domain-containing diguanylate cyclase, which yields MLDDKLFLKLVLDTMPEQVVVINKEGEMVFINKGWQNFGEENDCSCGAWEKENYLFTCKKAADNGDEIGERALKGINAVINAEQEAFYLEYPCHSDDEKRWFMMRVVPFKYSTDFYYVITHQNITERKLAEEEVQKLANIDGLTDIFNRGYFDSFLEQEWNRCKRLNMPLSLALIDLDDFKLLNDTYGHQQGDECLKQVAAVLKQYTKRPSDICARFGGEEFVLVYGNTNSEQATIIINAIVEQLKQLNICNELSLPSKTLTVSVGLASVIPCNSYKIQNMVKEADDLLYKAKTAGKNLVCAADLTVVD from the coding sequence GTGCTAGATGATAAATTATTTTTAAAGTTAGTTTTGGACACTATGCCAGAGCAGGTTGTTGTAATTAATAAAGAAGGAGAAATGGTTTTTATAAATAAAGGATGGCAAAACTTTGGTGAAGAAAATGACTGCTCATGCGGTGCTTGGGAAAAAGAAAATTATTTATTTACCTGTAAAAAGGCCGCAGACAACGGTGACGAAATAGGCGAAAGGGCATTGAAGGGAATTAATGCTGTTATTAATGCAGAGCAAGAAGCGTTTTATTTAGAATACCCATGCCATAGTGATGATGAAAAACGCTGGTTTATGATGCGCGTAGTACCATTTAAGTACAGTACTGATTTTTATTATGTAATTACGCATCAAAATATTACAGAGCGAAAGCTCGCTGAAGAAGAAGTCCAGAAACTGGCCAATATTGATGGGCTAACTGATATATTTAATCGTGGTTATTTTGATAGCTTTTTAGAGCAAGAATGGAATAGGTGCAAGCGTTTAAACATGCCTCTTTCATTGGCATTAATTGATTTAGATGACTTTAAGCTACTTAACGACACTTATGGCCATCAACAAGGTGATGAGTGTTTAAAACAAGTTGCGGCAGTCCTTAAGCAATATACAAAAAGACCCAGTGATATTTGCGCACGTTTTGGCGGAGAGGAGTTTGTACTTGTTTATGGCAACACAAACTCTGAGCAAGCAACAATAATTATTAATGCTATTGTAGAGCAGCTAAAGCAGCTTAATATTTGTAATGAGCTGTCATTACCAAGTAAAACACTTACTGTTAGTGTTGGGCTGGCAAGTGTTATTCCTTGTAACAGTTATAAAATACAAAATATGGTCAAAGAAGCCGATGACTTATTATACAAAGCAAAAACTGCGGGTAAAAATTTAGTATGTGCAGCCGATTTAACCGTGGTTGACTAA
- the cysE gene encoding serine O-acetyltransferase, whose protein sequence is MRHEIWQQLRSEANEVVTREPLLASHVYSCILNHECLGSALSFIVANKLADAVVSAFTIRELFDQSFVKCDRMLSFVAEDIKAVKDRDPAAETYLTVILNLKGFHAIQAHRLANCLWQQNRKELARFIQSRTSEVFGVDIHPACQVGKGIMFDHATGIVIGETAVIEDNVSILQSVTLGGTGNEQGDRHPKIRAGVLIGAGAKVLGNIEVGEGARIGAGSVVLTAVPPHTTAVGVPAKIIGRPECPCPAQSMNQNFLATPEPENESHTSAML, encoded by the coding sequence ATGCGTCATGAAATTTGGCAACAGCTTCGAAGTGAAGCAAATGAAGTCGTCACTCGCGAACCACTTTTAGCAAGTCATGTGTATTCATGTATTTTGAACCATGAGTGTTTAGGTTCGGCGTTAAGCTTTATTGTTGCTAATAAATTGGCGGATGCTGTTGTATCTGCATTTACTATTCGTGAATTATTCGATCAATCATTTGTAAAATGCGATCGCATGCTGTCTTTTGTCGCAGAAGACATTAAAGCTGTAAAAGATAGAGACCCTGCCGCAGAAACCTACCTGACTGTTATTTTAAATTTAAAGGGGTTTCATGCTATTCAGGCTCACCGTTTAGCTAACTGCTTGTGGCAGCAAAACCGTAAAGAACTGGCGCGTTTTATTCAAAGCCGTACCTCTGAGGTGTTTGGCGTAGATATTCACCCTGCGTGTCAGGTTGGTAAAGGCATAATGTTTGACCACGCAACGGGTATTGTTATTGGTGAAACGGCAGTCATTGAAGATAACGTATCAATACTGCAATCGGTTACGCTTGGTGGTACAGGTAATGAGCAGGGCGATCGTCATCCTAAGATTAGAGCGGGTGTGTTAATTGGCGCAGGTGCAAAAGTGCTGGGTAATATTGAAGTGGGTGAGGGCGCACGTATTGGTGCAGGGTCGGTGGTATTAACTGCTGTGCCACCTCATACAACGGCCGTTGGCGTACCTGCCAAAATTATTGGCAGACCTGAATGCCCGTGTCCTGCGCAAAGTATGAACCAAAACTTTTTAGCTACACCAGAGCCTGAAAACGAATCGCATACCAGCGCTATGCTGTGA